In the Engystomops pustulosus chromosome 2, aEngPut4.maternal, whole genome shotgun sequence genome, one interval contains:
- the LOC140119797 gene encoding uncharacterized protein, whose translation MEEWEYIEGHKDQYKDMMMEDHQPLTSPDGSSQRNPPERCPSSEDFKDHPEVPLDHQVLHVGSFQESCGGRRSGEEIPSSVTEEVGIQQDKTAAGRSHGDPGQIEETRSMVENNGERFLYREKMAARHKENRTLLVCKHCLKKHDKLSMHLRRTCTKKAKESEITQEVNEAKRRMRKVVESLSIVGYDSLDFKKSGFSNPQEFFIDFLERRGCFVANKTSMRQPSVEEDESGDDADDAAQSCSPTPLRRKLAQAGVNKMHDIRAPMLLSFRDYLKLHFSETSIRHMVENVSRFLHFVSPDKISLAFLTDQEKTKEFVRTHLQSNTTTRTIKNYLGNIQWFVRFVMSENVCEDTKKAAETFLEGLSKINEELNQKSSKRPKISHRKLTPKDCHKVLVTAKPHIADIISRSNCTVDDKEKTLVCYYLQALLILRHLRKTSVVQNLTVTDWLERQETNFCDGRTTSKVYIVQTQGTAIVLTHEEELLFSKYFRNIRPTQLKKDAKTVNQFFLSCKGKPVSNSSNDLRRLHEKLHLPAVTGKEVKEAFDQWADENLSREDQENVYNYIDLDISQPFSNNSVIKGMLILSTLRGTKEHSSGPPTKRRRIDEESEQERVTEMEEDGSGEEGLVYLKEQSFQKLLGVYPMGLHRSPPSLNICRQVSLPNARYCQDKWRRNQYKDRILKVLDHFRNLPSEKQVKVYMERQRWYMNVPRTCDVLQAWKS comes from the exons gtccttcatgttggatctttccaggaaagttgtggtggaaggaggagcggagaggaaatcccctcatcagtgacagaggagg tgggaATCCAACAAGACAAAACTGCAGCTGGTAGAAGTCATGGAGATCCGGGTCAGATAGAAGAGACAAGAAGTATGGTTGAAAACAATGGGGAACGTTTCCT TTACAGAGAAAAGATGGCCGCCCGCCATAAAGAAAACCGCACCCTCCTGGTGTGCAAGCATTGTTTGAAAAAGCATGACAAACTCTCAATGCACCTCCGCAGGACGTGCACAAAAAAAGCTAAGGAATCTGAGATTACCCAAGAGGTAAATGAAGCAAAGAGGAGGATGCGTAAGGTCGTGGAGTCTTTGAGTATTGTTGGCTATGACAGCCTGGATTTCAAGAAGAGCGGATTCTCGAATCCGCAGGAGTTCTTTATAGATTTCTTGGAGCGTCGTGGGTGCTTTGTTGCTAATAAAACATCTATGAG GCAACCTTCAGTCGAAGAGGATGAGTCCGGAGATGATGCAGATGACGCAGCACA GAGTTGCTCACCTACCCCCCTAAGGAGAAAATTGGCCCAGGCTGGTGTCAACAAGATGCACGATATCCGTGCCCCAATGCTTCTTTCCTTCAGAGATTACCTAAAGCTTCACTTCTCAGAGACCTCAATAAGGCACATG GTGGAAAACGTTTCCCGCTTCTTACACTTTGTAAGTCCAGACAAGATCTCTTTGGCATTTCTCACCGATCAAGAGAAAACCAAAGAATTTGTGCGGACCCACTTGCAATCTAATACGACTACAAGAACTATCAAAAATTATCTGGGTAACATCCAATGGTTTGTTAGGTTTGTGATGTCAGAAAATGTCTGTGAGGACACCAAAAAGGCTGCCGAGACCTTCCTGGAAGGACTAAGCAAAATAAATGAGGAGCTTAACCAGAAGTCCTCCAAACGGCCAAAAATAAG TCATCGGAAACTAACCCCTAAGGATTGCCATAAAGTGCTTGTAACAGCAAAGCCGCACATTGCCGACATTATCTCGCGTTCAAATTGTACAGTGGATGACAAAGAGAAGACCCTCGTCTGCTATTACCTGCAGGCGTTGCTAATACTGAGGCATTTGCGCAAAACATCTGTGGTCCAAAACTTGACA GTGACAGATTGGCTGGAGAGGCAGGAGACCAACTTCTGTGATGGAAGGACCACGTCTAAGGTCTACATTGTACAGACACAAGGGACTGCTATTGTGCTGAcacatgaggaggagctg CTGTTCAGCAAGTACTTCAGAAATATCCGACCAACACAATTGAAGAAAGATGCAAAGACGGTCAATCAGTTCTTTCTGTCGTGCAAAGGCAAACCCGTTTCCAATTCTTCCAATGACCTTAGAAGATTACATGAGAA GCTCCATCTACCTGCTGTAACTGgaaaggaggttaaagaggctttCGATCAGTGGGCGGATGAGAATCTCAGTCGGGAAGATCaagaaaatgtgtacaactatatCGACCTGGACATCAGCCAACCATTCAGTAATAATTCGGTCATCAAGGGTATGCTAATTCTCTCCACATTGAGGGGGAcaaaagaacacagcagtggaCCCCCTACTAAGCGAAGGAGGATTGACGAAGAAAGCGAGCAAGAAAGAGTCACTGAAATGGAAGAAGACGGAAGTGGAGAGGAAGGTCTTGTGTACCTTAAAGAGCAGAGCTTCCAGAAATTGCTGGGAGTATATCCGATGGGCCTCCACCGCTCCCCTCCATCGTTAAACATCTGCAGGCAGGTCAGCCTACCTAATGCCCGATATTGCCAGGACAAGTGGAGACGGAACCAATACAAAGATCGGATCCTTAAAGTCCTTG ATCATTTCAGGAATCTTCCCAGCGAAAAGCAAGTAAAAGTTTATATGGAAAGACAGAGGTGGTACATGAATGTACCAAGAACATGCGACGTCCTACAGGCCTGGAAATCTTAG